The proteins below are encoded in one region of Rhododendron vialii isolate Sample 1 chromosome 7a, ASM3025357v1:
- the LOC131332202 gene encoding uncharacterized protein LOC131332202 isoform X1 — protein MSGCIRCTPIQVSIKPIPIGLRHGRVLKNQLRSRNTCNVGVRASMVDSTESSSNFAKRMERAWLISQYLRYRCLQQPRPIACSSCDSNGHVECEWCRGTGFFILGDNMLCQVPSRSTSCVICTGKGSKRCADCKGTGFRAKWLEEPPISK, from the exons ATGTCGGGTTGTATACGTTGCACACCCATACAGGTTTCGATAAAACCGATCCCAATTGGTCTGCGCCACGGACGGGTCTTGAAGAACCAGCTTAGATCTAGGAATACTTGTAATGTTGGAGTTCGAGCTTCAATGGTGGACTCGACCGAGAGCTCCTCCAACTTCGCCAAGCGGATGGAAAGAGCTTGGTTGATTTCTCAG TATTTACGTTATCGATGCTTGCAGCAACCAAGGCCCATTGCTTGCTCTTCTTGCGACTCCAATGGGCATGTGGAATGCGAATGGTGTCGCGGTACAGGTTTCTTCATTCTCGGTGACAACATGCTTTGCCAAGTCCCGTCCAGAAGTACCAGCTGTGTTATTTGTACAGGAAAG GGATCAAAACGCTGTGCCGATTGTAAGGGAACAGGGTTTCGTGCAAAGTGGTTGGAAGAGCCTCCCATTTCTAAGTAG
- the LOC131332202 gene encoding uncharacterized protein LOC131332202 isoform X2, with protein sequence MSGCIRCTPIQVSIKPIPIGLRHGRVLKNQLRSRNTCNVGVRASMVDSTESSSNFAKRMERAWLISQQPRPIACSSCDSNGHVECEWCRGTGFFILGDNMLCQVPSRSTSCVICTGKGSKRCADCKGTGFRAKWLEEPPISK encoded by the exons ATGTCGGGTTGTATACGTTGCACACCCATACAGGTTTCGATAAAACCGATCCCAATTGGTCTGCGCCACGGACGGGTCTTGAAGAACCAGCTTAGATCTAGGAATACTTGTAATGTTGGAGTTCGAGCTTCAATGGTGGACTCGACCGAGAGCTCCTCCAACTTCGCCAAGCGGATGGAAAGAGCTTGGTTGATTTCTCAG CAACCAAGGCCCATTGCTTGCTCTTCTTGCGACTCCAATGGGCATGTGGAATGCGAATGGTGTCGCGGTACAGGTTTCTTCATTCTCGGTGACAACATGCTTTGCCAAGTCCCGTCCAGAAGTACCAGCTGTGTTATTTGTACAGGAAAG GGATCAAAACGCTGTGCCGATTGTAAGGGAACAGGGTTTCGTGCAAAGTGGTTGGAAGAGCCTCCCATTTCTAAGTAG